Genomic segment of Nostoc commune NIES-4072:
AGAGCCGCTAGCATCTACCAATGCTCGTTTAGACAGTTCGATATTTTGAAAGTTTTGTAACCCCTCATATCCGAATACCCAACCAGAGGTTGTCGGATTTAAGGTAACTATTCCATTACCAACGCTACCAAGTTCTACCCGTCCTCCTGGTGCTGTCAAATTGCCTCCTTCTAAAGCAATCTTACCCCCTATCAAGGCTAAGGTTTTCTGCGGCAAAACCCGTAGACCATTGTTGCTAGCACCTGCCCCTAAAATAGGTGAAAACAAGGAAGAAATACCCAAAGTATGTCCTGAACCTTGTACACGGATTTCACCAGTATTGTTTTCTAAGTTCAAACCTATGGGTGCGCTTACAGTTAAAAGAGGAGCAGTTTGAGTAGAGGTCGTACTAAACTCTGTTCCATTAGCAAACTTTAAGCTACTAGCTGTACTTGCTACAAAAGAACCGCCAATGTTCAAGCTGGCATTGGAACCAAAAATAATGCCATTGGGATTAAGCAAAAAGAGGTTAGCTGCGCCGTTGGCTCGAAGTAATCCGTCAATGTTAGAAATAGACTTACCTGTTACCCGGCTAATGATGTTTTGAATGTCTCCTGCATTGTTGAAGTAAACTGTTTTCCCAGTGGGGATGGAAAACTGGTCAAAGCTATGTAACAGATTGCTACCTGCTCTAGTTCCTCCATTGATAATGCTAATATCACTATCAACAGTAATGCTGGAATTGACAGGTAGCGTTGAATCTGGGATGATTTGTGCTTTTACTACTCCAGAATTCAACAAGCAAATCATTATGCTTACTTTGATGACTTTAGGAGAACTGAATATTTTCATGTTAATTATATAATCTTATTTTTCAGCTTCCAACTAAGGAGGAGAGACTTGGAAACATAAAATCATGTATTGTAGTAATCCACGGCGACTAAGCCTCTCCAAGCCTCTAGTTGCCCGGTAAGTTTCTTCATCTCCTTCTCGCCGCATTAATGAGTTAACTACTGGGTAAGTTGGTAGAGTATTACTAGTAATATTCTCTGTTTTTACTAGCTCAAAACCTGTAGCTTCAGCTAACTTTTTGTACTCAAATACAGGACAAAAATTAACAGACCGAGAGCCGTAAGTACGAACAATAAGAGTTTTAATAGCTTTTTCTATTAATTTCCAGGTTCGGTAAAAAGCTTGAATAGGAATAAAATCACAAATAGTTAATCTTCCTCCTGGACGTAAAACTCGCCTTACTTCCTTAAAGAAATTTTCGCGGCTAGAGAAAGCAAAAATAGACTCTACTGCAAAAACTACATCAAAATAACCATCAGGGAATGGTAACTGACAAGCATCAGCGTAAATAAATTCTATGTGATTATCCGGGAGAGCCTGTACTGTTGTTTCAGCTCTAGATAGCTGTTCTTTATTAATATTTATTCCGACTAAATGCATATTACAAAAACGTTCATTGAGAGTAGCAATGGTTCCTCCAAATCCACAGCCTACATCAAGAATGCTTAAACCATCCTGTACTTCTGCAACGTCAGTAACGAGACGAGATAAGTTCTCTGCCGCTACAGCAAAATCTGCAACCGAACCATTAGCTTTAGTTGGGTCAGACCAATAACCCCAATGTAAATGGCGACCAAAAGCTAAAAGCGCATCAGCATCTCCTTCAGAAAATTTTTGTGGCAAGCTATCAAAGTAAGCTACACTAACTGAATTATTATTATTGCCGTCGCTCAAAATTTTTCTCCTTTACGTGAATAAGTACGTAGTCGGAATTTGACTTTCTTCTTCAATAGTTGTAATATTTCCCTCTATTTTACGTGGCTCTTGTTAAATAAGGACAGAACAGATATGACCTTATTTAAGCAAAAGATCGAAAATAGCTCAGAAAAATTAGTGCTGATATTACAGTGTTATTGAGAATAGTCTGAATTTACCAAGAAGGGGAAAAGGGGATACAACTCTTGGAGAGGCTACGCCAACGGCTGCGCTCAGTAACCGGGGAAAGGGGGAAAGGGCACAGAATGGGTGAACTTTTCCCCACAAGGTATAAAGCCCCTGTCTTAATTGTGGAGAACAAAAAAAGAAGATTTTTGAGATACGTAGTGCGATAACTTAGCAGTGTCCATATTTGAAACAAGAGCTTTTAAGTTACTGGTTCCCTTTCCCCTTTCCCCCTTTCCCTTTCTTCATAAGATATTGATAGTATACAGCAATCAATAACATGTCAATACTATTGGAAGAAAAAACTACTATTTTGGTAATAATTATCTGCTTGATAAAAACTAATACAAAGGTATAATTAGCTACTATAAAATTACAGCTATATTGTATAGTAGAAATTTTTAGTTCCCTTGTAACCTTATTAACCTCACTTTTTGATCAGTCTATACAGTTATAGAACTTACGCATTGACAAGCAAGACAAAAAGTGCATAAAGAGAATGCAGAAAAAAAAACAGCGATCGCTAGTTACCAGAGGCGTTAAAAACAGATAATTTACTTGGCTGTGTTTAGGGTTCGGACAATCAGAGCAATTACTAAACCATCAACCGCTAAATGTGACTTGAACACTTATACTCTGTTTCTACTGGCAGAATCGAAGTATCCAGGTTGCACACGTCTGGCAGAGATAATGGAAAATTTATCTCATGATAGCGTCAATAGATTTTTGCTACGTGAACAGTACGAACCCTCTTGTCTTATTTGAAGAAATCAAACCCAATATCAATCTAGTTGGAGGTACTTTAAGTGGAGATGATACGGTAATTGATAAGCCTCATAGTAACCAGAAAATAACAGAATTAATTGGGCGATCGGTGCATTATCTGGTAGTGTGGGTTTTATTTTTGTGTTATCAAAATTTTTGCAGACATCTAATTTTGGTGATGTTTTTTTGGATTTCGCTTTTTTGATAAAGGTTGAGCCATCAAGTAGCTTTTTAGTTTCGAGGTACGGATAAAGGCATCCAACCGATTCGCATTGTGAGCCTTTGACCCCTTTCTCGCTTGATTTTTCGGGTATTGCAGATAACTCAACTATTACTCCTTTGGTCATGCAGCCACCTCCATGACCAAATCATCAGGCACTTCAAAAATTCCCAGTTGACCAATGTAAGGAATCGGTGTAATCTCGCGTGGATTCTCCAGCTTCCAGTGGTATTGCCCAGGCATCCCCCAACCAGATGCAACTTGTGAAAACTTGCAATCTACTATTGTGACAATGCCAATCACTTGACCGCGACGGAGAGAGATTAACTCTGGGATTACTATCCCCATCCCTTGGCAAAATTCTCTCGTTAGCTGGTACTCTTTTTTGGTACAGGTTTTTGCGGCGTGAATCAGAATGTCGCCGCGATAATTGATAGGCCAGCCACGGTTTTCAATATCTTTGAGAGCATAAATTATTGCCCATGCCCAAGGCTGACGGACGGATATCGCTTTCACGGGTTTTAAAACTCCAGTAATTGAATGTATGCGTCTTTCTTCCGCGATCGCTGGATCTGGCTGTAAATTATCTCGCCAAGTTCAAAAATTTTGAGGTCGATAAATCACACAACATCGTCGCAGTGCCGAGCTTACCGTAAAGGCGGTTTTTCTCAACAATCAACTCGATAGTGCGATCGCTTGGGTCTTTTGTGTAGACAGCATCGCGGTAAAGCATGATTAACTGGTCACAAACCTCAAAGATTTCGCCAGAGTTGCGAAGTAAATGACGATTGGGGCGTTTATCAGCCGTAGTTTGATTGCCCCGATTGATTTGACAACCCAAGAAAACAGGGATTTTGTGAGACTTGGCGATATCCCGAATCTGGCGGGTAATCTTGCCCACTTCAAAAGCCATGTTTCCGCCGGATTCCAGAGGAATCTGCTGCAAATAATCAATAAACACAGCCCCAATAGAACCACCGAATTCGGCAATGGCACGGCGCACAGCAGAAGCGATCATTGTGGTTGTAGGGGAGGAATGCTCGTAAACCTTCCAAGGCAACTCCACCATCTGTCCTATGCCTTGTGCTATTTGCTCCCAGTAGCATTGAGTATTGGTTTGAATCATAGAAGCGTCTACGCCAGTGATTCGAGCTAGCATTCGAGCATTGAGTTGATTCTTGTCCATTTCTGGAGTAACGTACAGAACTGGCTTTCCAAGTTTGGTCATGATTTCGTAAGCGTAAGAAATCATGAAGTGAGTTTTCCCCATGTGCGACTCAGCAGCCACTACAACTAAGCTGCTGGGATAAATGCCACCGGTGATATTTTCCAAGTCGTACCAGCCAACTTTGTCGCCTGCCATGTTTCCCATCTCCAATTTTTGAAAAAGTTCAATGCCCATGTCTTGTGCTGAGAAAACCTTGCAGCGTTCATCACTTTGATTTTGAGTAACACCAAAAACTTTCGCCTCAGCTTGCCCAAGAACAAGTGGTAGTTCAGTTTGCGTCTCGTAACCGAGTTGGACAATTTCATTGCCCACTTTGATTAGCTGCCGCCGTCGGTATTTCTCCATCACCAGATCAGCCAAAGCATCGATGTTGACGGCTGATACAGTGCGGTCTACCAAAGTCGCTAACTTATTCCTGCCGCCAACGCGATTGAGCAGATTGTGGTCAGACAACCAAGCGGTGACGCTTAGTAAATCTGTGGGTTGAAACAGAGCGTGAAGCGTTGTCGCAGCTTGATAAATGTATGAGTGAGCGCTGATGTAAAAGGCTTCAATGCTCAGGCGATCGCTGACTCTGGTTATTGCTTCTGGGTCGAGCATAATCCCACCCAAAATCGCTTCTTCAGCTTCGATATTTTGCGGAGGCAAGTTGTCAAGTGACCTGTCAGGGTGAAAAGAAACTACGTTGTCTTGATTAGGGTGCATAATTATCTCCAATTCGCAATTCGCAGTTCGCAATTCGCAATTAAAAAACTTAGATTTAGCAAGGTTTTTAGATTTTGCATCTGTTTCATTCTTTTAGCGAATTGCTATAAAGTTGAGTTTCGTTTTATTTCATAATTAAAATTTGTGGCTTGTATCTCGAATGATTAAATTGCTTTCACAATTGCGAATTGCGAATTGCGAATTGCGAATTGCTAGATTAGGCTCTTAGTGCTAATTTTAACTGCGCTTCAACTTCCCGTAAGTCAACGGAGGAAAATCGGGAATTTGGTTGAGGTTTTGGAGCATTAACTGCGGCTTGAAGTTTGGCTTTGAGTTCCAGCATTTGTGGGCTAAATCGATACTCATTCTTACGCTCTTGTTTGAAAAGTTCTTGTTGACGGCGTTCTTCGTCAGCAGCAATTGCCATAGCTAAAACATCATCGTTGCTGGTATTTGCATTATGTTTTGATTCGGTAGGCTGTTGACGTTCTTTCAACTCGTTGAAACTATCCCAATGGTTTTGAATCTCTGCTTTGCCGGAGTCAGTTTTTGAGAGTCGAGTCAGGGCATTTTTCGCCTCGCCTGTTGTTGCCTGACGAATTAAGTCTTTGGCATACCTGGGAGTGCTGTTCAAGTATTGCCTGTAGGACTCCACAAATTCTGCTTTCCAACCGTTAGGGCCTGCTTTATCCATCCAAGGCGGCAGCCCAAATACTCGCATCGCTTGCTCGGTTTTCTCTGTGGGGTGCATTGTGTAACAAGTCGAATCGGGCAGTGATGTAGGACTAGCACTTTTTGGGTTTGGTGCTACTAGTTGATTATTCAATTGTTCGGTTTTCTCGAACGACCCCCCCGCAATAGTTGGTCTACAAGAGGGGTTATCGGTTTGTTGCAAAGACTTGGAATTTTTTAACAACAAAGTGGAAAGTTTTGGGGTTGGTTCTTTGTGTTCAATTCCTTCCGTTATTAAATCAAGTTCTTCCTTTTCACACACACACTCTTGGGTGGGGGGCGCGGGTGGCGAAGCCAGGGGCGCGTCCTTGAGTGGATAGACTTCAATTGGATAATCTTCAATTGGATATACTTTAGGTGTCCCCCCAGCACTACCCTGGTGTTCCCCCAACACTACCCCTAGTGTTCCCCCATCACTACCCTGGTGTTCCCCCATCACTACCCCTAGTGTTCCCCGATCACCACCCTGGTGTTCCCCCAACACTACCCTGGTTGTTTCCCCGTTACTGGTCTTCGCTTTCCCTCTAGTCAAACTAGATTGTTTAGTTGCTTCGGTAAACCAATCGTCAATATCTGTGAGTCTGTATTGATTTGATGATGGCGAACCGTCTAACTTTTTTTTTGTGGCTTTAGTAATCAGATTCCAACAAACAAGCTCATCGACTGCTGCCA
This window contains:
- a CDS encoding ASCH domain-containing protein, whose amino-acid sequence is MKAISVRQPWAWAIIYALKDIENRGWPINYRGDILIHAAKTCTKKEYQLTREFCQGMGIVIPELISLRRGQVIGIVTIVDCKFSQVASGWGMPGQYHWKLENPREITPIPYIGQLGIFEVPDDLVMEVAA
- a CDS encoding class I SAM-dependent methyltransferase yields the protein MSDGNNNNSVSVAYFDSLPQKFSEGDADALLAFGRHLHWGYWSDPTKANGSVADFAVAAENLSRLVTDVAEVQDGLSILDVGCGFGGTIATLNERFCNMHLVGININKEQLSRAETTVQALPDNHIEFIYADACQLPFPDGYFDVVFAVESIFAFSSRENFFKEVRRVLRPGGRLTICDFIPIQAFYRTWKLIEKAIKTLIVRTYGSRSVNFCPVFEYKKLAEATGFELVKTENITSNTLPTYPVVNSLMRREGDEETYRATRGLERLSRRGLLQYMILCFQVSPP
- a CDS encoding replicative DNA helicase — translated: MHPNQDNVVSFHPDRSLDNLPPQNIEAEEAILGGIMLDPEAITRVSDRLSIEAFYISAHSYIYQAATTLHALFQPTDLLSVTAWLSDHNLLNRVGGRNKLATLVDRTVSAVNIDALADLVMEKYRRRQLIKVGNEIVQLGYETQTELPLVLGQAEAKVFGVTQNQSDERCKVFSAQDMGIELFQKLEMGNMAGDKVGWYDLENITGGIYPSSLVVVAAESHMGKTHFMISYAYEIMTKLGKPVLYVTPEMDKNQLNARMLARITGVDASMIQTNTQCYWEQIAQGIGQMVELPWKVYEHSSPTTTMIASAVRRAIAEFGGSIGAVFIDYLQQIPLESGGNMAFEVGKITRQIRDIAKSHKIPVFLGCQINRGNQTTADKRPNRHLLRNSGEIFEVCDQLIMLYRDAVYTKDPSDRTIELIVEKNRLYGKLGTATMLCDLSTSKFLNLAR
- a CDS encoding helix-turn-helix domain-containing protein gives rise to the protein MSVTSKIQSDSFSDGRKKRHIYIDSKLDDLPLTMEAFRVYCHLCRRAGCDNNAFPSYKSIGEACFRGSFPNSPTETLRRKAMAAVDELVCWNLITKATKKKLDGSPSSNQYRLTDIDDWFTEATKQSSLTRGKAKTSNGETTRVVLGEHQGGDRGTLGVVMGEHQGSDGGTLGVVLGEHQGSAGGTPKVYPIEDYPIEVYPLKDAPLASPPAPPTQECVCEKEELDLITEGIEHKEPTPKLSTLLLKNSKSLQQTDNPSCRPTIAGGSFEKTEQLNNQLVAPNPKSASPTSLPDSTCYTMHPTEKTEQAMRVFGLPPWMDKAGPNGWKAEFVESYRQYLNSTPRYAKDLIRQATTGEAKNALTRLSKTDSGKAEIQNHWDSFNELKERQQPTESKHNANTSNDDVLAMAIAADEERRQQELFKQERKNEYRFSPQMLELKAKLQAAVNAPKPQPNSRFSSVDLREVEAQLKLALRA